In the genome of Halobacteriovorax sp. DA5, the window GAATGGTGACACTGCTACACATTCCTCTAAGAACTGTTCAATAGGACACTTAACCCTAATTTTACTTTCCTGGATAACTCTTATCTCTTTCAGGAGTGAAGTAATTGGTGACACTGCTTCATGGTCAACTGACTGCCAGAGAGAAAGATAATCAATACTATTGATGAGCTCCCAGTTTATGACTTCTTGACTGTCAATTTGAAAGTATCTTCTTGATGATGTTGGGTCTTTGATGAGCTCTCTAATCTCATTGTTTGATGCTGCTATAAGAGTAGTATTGTTTTTTACACTTTGAATCTCCTCTGATCTCATGGCCCTGGATTCAATAAAGGGAGCTGTAATAATATTTTTCAAACGATCAACATCACAATTCTTTGCTCCTCCCATTTCATCCATAAAGAGCACAAAGTTCCTTTCAAATGTTTTTCCAATAAACTTATCTTGCAGGATGGAGAAGTCACTATCCATTTTGAACTGACTGACAGGATCAAGAAGCTTATGGATTGCCACAGACTTTCCTGCACCACTTGGTCCAAATAGACATAAAAGCATGTGATGATCTACTGACATACCATGAAGTTTTCTCTTCACTTGCCATAGAAAATGCTTTGTAACAGCAATGGTAATAGGATTAT includes:
- a CDS encoding primase-helicase family protein, encoding MNQITDNHERLKQLLKEFLAVKGYKYHYKTNSATRRNSTVVDRGLLLSEFRMYGLKHGHSELKGFFPDILRIWKMAEAQRYLEQLRQSLSFKNQNDLIEKWCMAVTGENNPITIAVTKHFLWQVKRKLHGMSVDHHMLLCLFGPSGAGKSVAIHKLLDPVSQFKMDSDFSILQDKFIGKTFERNFVLFMDEMGGAKNCDVDRLKNIITAPFIESRAMRSEEIQSVKNNTTLIAASNNEIRELIKDPTSSRRYFQIDSQEVINWELINSIDYLSLWQSVDHEAVSPITSLLKEIRVIQESKIRVKCPIEQFLEECVAVSPFSKNSPNTNQVYSSFVSFMDLQGIKIYPTLQEFSKSIVSKGAKLGMSIENRRTRRGTCWPFKLGPT